From the Deltaproteobacteria bacterium genome, one window contains:
- a CDS encoding glycosyltransferase family 2 protein — MNPKVSVILTAWQRPQYLEEQVGRLLSQTVPPHEIVLWYNKPPRALGFIERKQLVSFKNDDRVKKIICDHNFGIIPRFALASALEGEYVCVFDDDTIPGERWFENCLKYVDGEKVICGAIGLRFLSRSGPKTEKPRMGWEGMNETLEYVDLVGHSWFFRREWAKYFWDEEPPCRTFGEDIHFCAMLQRRGIRSACPPHPKSEPSLWGSLKPERGIDRVAISNRDRSEDYWHVVKTEMENGYKPMLL, encoded by the coding sequence ATGAATCCGAAGGTTTCGGTGATCCTCACCGCATGGCAACGGCCCCAGTATCTGGAGGAGCAGGTCGGCCGGCTGCTCTCCCAGACCGTGCCGCCGCACGAGATCGTGCTCTGGTACAACAAGCCCCCCCGGGCGCTGGGCTTTATCGAGCGGAAGCAGCTGGTGAGCTTCAAAAACGACGACCGGGTGAAGAAGATCATCTGCGACCACAACTTCGGTATAATCCCCCGGTTCGCGCTGGCGTCCGCGCTGGAAGGGGAGTACGTTTGCGTCTTCGACGACGACACAATTCCCGGGGAGCGCTGGTTCGAGAACTGCCTGAAGTACGTGGACGGCGAGAAGGTGATCTGCGGGGCGATCGGGCTCCGGTTCCTCTCCCGGTCGGGCCCAAAAACGGAGAAACCGAGGATGGGCTGGGAAGGGATGAACGAAACCCTGGAATACGTCGACCTCGTCGGGCACAGCTGGTTCTTCCGCAGGGAATGGGCGAAATACTTCTGGGACGAGGAGCCTCCCTGCCGGACGTTCGGGGAGGATATCCATTTCTGCGCGATGCTTCAGCGGCGCGGCATCCGCTCCGCGTGCCCCCCGCATCCCAAGAGTGAACCGTCCCTGTGGGGATCGCTCAAGCCCGAGCGCGGCATCGACCGGGTGGCGATCAGCAACAGGGACAGGTCGGAGGACTACTGGCACGTCGTGAAAACCGAAATGGAGAACGGCTACAAGCCGATGCTGCTATGA
- a CDS encoding glycosyltransferase family 4 protein, translated as MAVAIPKYGLIGGGERFAAELTERLARKGKYEFHVFANRWSSGSGDIVFHKVPAIRFPRFLRPVGFARFVDRMVSGGSFDLVHSHERIYCADIFSLHSVPHAGWVRDVRRKRPGLFDLATVSVEKRMMGCGARRFLPVSTLAKDAFAREYGVDPSMFLVAHPGVDVERFSSPDRAACRREVRSRYGIGLEDTVILFVGMNFEVKGLDVIMASVACAGRKHAGERIRLLVVGKGDRRKYEGIANRLGIGEAVVFTGPQADGMERFYLASDVFAMLSKFDTFGMAVLEAMAAGIPVVISAGVGAKDLVENGRNGFVVDDPEDAGAAADRIGLLMDGETRLRMGREARSTAREHSWDRLAEDMEGIYEELLG; from the coding sequence GTGGCCGTCGCGATACCGAAGTACGGCCTGATCGGCGGAGGAGAGAGGTTCGCGGCGGAACTGACGGAGCGGCTCGCCCGGAAGGGTAAATACGAGTTCCACGTCTTCGCCAACCGGTGGAGTTCCGGTTCCGGGGATATCGTGTTCCACAAGGTTCCCGCGATCCGGTTCCCCCGGTTCCTGCGCCCCGTCGGGTTCGCCCGGTTCGTCGATCGCATGGTGTCAGGGGGGAGTTTCGACCTCGTGCATTCCCACGAGCGCATCTACTGCGCGGACATCTTCTCGCTTCACTCGGTCCCGCACGCCGGCTGGGTCCGCGACGTGCGCCGCAAACGTCCCGGCCTGTTCGATCTCGCGACCGTATCGGTCGAAAAGCGGATGATGGGGTGCGGCGCCCGCCGGTTTCTGCCCGTTTCCACCCTGGCGAAGGATGCTTTCGCGCGCGAGTACGGCGTGGATCCCTCGATGTTCCTCGTGGCTCACCCGGGGGTGGACGTGGAGAGGTTTTCCTCGCCGGACCGGGCTGCCTGCCGCCGCGAAGTACGCTCGCGCTACGGGATCGGCCTGGAGGATACCGTTATCCTTTTCGTGGGGATGAACTTCGAGGTCAAGGGCCTGGATGTTATCATGGCATCCGTGGCCTGCGCCGGGCGGAAGCACGCCGGAGAGCGCATCCGGCTGCTCGTGGTGGGGAAGGGAGATCGAAGGAAGTACGAAGGAATCGCGAACCGGCTTGGAATCGGGGAGGCGGTGGTCTTCACCGGGCCCCAGGCGGATGGGATGGAACGCTTCTACCTTGCCTCGGACGTTTTCGCGATGCTGTCGAAGTTCGACACGTTCGGGATGGCCGTGCTCGAGGCGATGGCCGCGGGGATTCCCGTCGTGATCAGCGCGGGCGTCGGCGCGAAGGACCTCGTGGAGAACGGCAGGAACGGTTTCGTCGTGGATGATCCGGAAGATGCGGGCGCGGCTGCGGACAGGATCGGGCTGCTTATGGACGGGGAAACCCGGCTCCGAATGGGGCGGGAGGCGCGGTCGACGGCAAGGGAGCATTCCTGGGACCGGCTGGCGGAGGACATGGAGGGGATTTATGAGGAACTGCTCGGCTGA
- a CDS encoding glycosyltransferase family 2 protein: METSDRRPVSAIVISLNEKDRIAACLESLRFADEIVVVDSGSSDGTLEVALSFTPKVFEVPWKGFGPQKQAAVDLASHDMIFCLDCDERATPELASEIADVLRRGGALPAYTVPRRTFLGSKEIRHSGWYPDRTVRLFDRRRARFSDSAVHERVVASGESGRLDHHILHYSFGGLSDLLVKMNRYTDLSAKEMFEAGRRSGISDMTVRPFLSFVKSYLLRLGFLDGVEGFEIAVAGGMHVFAKYVKLRELERKRLEAAR; encoded by the coding sequence ATGGAAACGTCCGATCGACGGCCGGTCAGCGCCATCGTCATCTCCTTGAACGAGAAGGATCGCATCGCGGCCTGCCTCGAATCATTGCGGTTCGCGGACGAGATCGTGGTGGTGGATTCGGGCAGCTCCGACGGCACGCTGGAGGTCGCGCTCAGCTTCACGCCGAAGGTCTTCGAAGTGCCGTGGAAAGGGTTCGGCCCGCAGAAGCAGGCCGCGGTCGACCTCGCCTCACACGACATGATCTTCTGCCTCGATTGCGACGAACGGGCGACGCCGGAGCTGGCCTCGGAAATCGCGGATGTCCTTCGGCGCGGAGGGGCTCTTCCCGCATACACCGTCCCGCGGAGGACTTTCCTCGGTTCGAAGGAGATCAGGCACTCGGGATGGTACCCCGACCGCACTGTCCGCCTGTTCGACCGGCGCCGGGCGAGGTTTTCGGACTCCGCGGTGCACGAGCGGGTGGTCGCATCGGGGGAGAGCGGGCGGCTCGATCATCACATCCTCCACTATTCCTTCGGCGGCCTGTCGGACCTCCTCGTCAAGATGAACCGGTACACCGACCTTTCCGCGAAGGAGATGTTCGAAGCGGGCCGCAGGAGCGGCATTTCGGACATGACGGTCCGCCCGTTTCTCTCATTCGTGAAGTCGTACCTGCTGCGGCTCGGTTTCCTCGACGGCGTCGAAGGGTTCGAAATCGCCGTTGCGGGGGGGATGCACGTTTTCGCCAAATACGTGAAGCTCAGGGAGCTGGAGCGAAAGCGTCTCGAGGCGGCGCGGTGA